The following are from one region of the Methanoculleus caldifontis genome:
- a CDS encoding MFS transporter, whose product MVSRAGRRYTLLAVALGSSLAPFMVAGLTVAIPTVGEEFATDPVTLSWIPTAFFLAAAMFLIPFGRIADIYGMKRLFLIGLAVYLVSALIAALAPTAAVLIGARFFTGAGAAMIFATSFALLGLVLPDSERGTALGINIAASFAGFALGFLAGGLLTYYSTWRVLFLVPLPVALLAIGIIRQNLPGECALSGGTRPDLPGIVLSTTTILLVMVGLSTLPAMQGAAALAAGFAALAAFITRETRTRDPILDLRLLSHNLPLALANGAVLIYTAASFASIYLFSLYFQYVQGFDARLAGGILLATSLITASLVGYAGRLSDRGSPTGVAMAGIAMTVAGLAVLSFIGPAMPVSVAVLALALLVAGTAFFQPPVYSTVIGAAERAMYGVAAGLVETMRLLGMTVSMAVTIVAFAFFFGSTEIAGENAPRLLESMQVLFRIYFVLAVASLPVTYLAGRAGGSAP is encoded by the coding sequence ATGGTCTCTCGTGCCGGCAGGCGGTATACGCTCCTTGCAGTCGCACTCGGATCCTCGCTTGCGCCGTTCATGGTCGCCGGGCTCACCGTGGCGATCCCGACCGTGGGCGAGGAGTTCGCGACGGACCCGGTGACCCTGAGCTGGATCCCGACCGCCTTTTTCCTCGCCGCGGCCATGTTTCTGATACCGTTCGGGAGGATCGCCGATATCTACGGGATGAAGCGGCTCTTCCTGATCGGCCTTGCCGTATACCTCGTCTCCGCCCTCATCGCCGCCCTCGCCCCGACGGCGGCTGTCCTCATCGGCGCCAGGTTCTTCACCGGCGCCGGGGCCGCGATGATCTTTGCCACATCCTTCGCTCTCCTCGGGCTCGTCCTTCCCGACAGCGAGCGGGGGACCGCTCTCGGCATCAACATCGCCGCCAGTTTTGCCGGGTTCGCGCTGGGGTTCCTCGCTGGCGGCCTCCTCACCTACTACAGCACCTGGCGGGTGCTCTTTCTGGTACCCCTGCCCGTCGCCCTGCTCGCCATCGGGATCATCCGGCAAAACCTGCCCGGCGAGTGCGCTCTGTCGGGAGGAACGCGCCCGGACCTCCCCGGCATCGTCCTCAGCACGACGACGATTCTCCTCGTCATGGTCGGGCTCTCCACCCTGCCGGCGATGCAGGGTGCCGCCGCCCTCGCCGCCGGGTTCGCGGCGCTCGCCGCCTTCATCACCCGCGAGACCCGGACCAGAGATCCGATCCTCGATCTCCGCCTCCTCTCGCACAACCTGCCGCTCGCTCTTGCGAACGGTGCTGTCCTGATCTACACCGCGGCATCGTTCGCCTCCATCTACCTCTTCAGCCTGTACTTCCAGTACGTCCAGGGATTCGACGCCCGGCTGGCCGGGGGTATACTCCTCGCCACGAGCCTGATCACGGCGTCCCTGGTCGGGTACGCCGGCCGGCTCTCGGACCGGGGGAGCCCGACCGGGGTCGCGATGGCCGGCATCGCGATGACGGTCGCGGGTCTTGCAGTCCTCTCGTTCATCGGCCCGGCCATGCCCGTATCCGTCGCCGTTCTTGCGCTGGCGCTCCTCGTGGCGGGGACGGCATTCTTTCAGCCGCCGGTCTACAGCACCGTTATCGGGGCGGCCGAACGAGCGATGTACGGCGTGGCCGCGGGGCTCGTGGAGACGATGCGGCTCCTCGGCATGACCGTCAGCATGGCCGTGACCATCGTCGCCTTCGCCTTCTTCTTCGGAAGCACGGAGATCGCCGGCGAGAACGCCCCCCGGTTGCTCGAGAGCATGCAGGTGCTCTTCCGCATCTACTTTGTTCTTGCCGTGGCGAGCCTCCCCGTCACCTATCTTGCCGGGCGAGCCGGGGGGAGCGCCCCGTAG
- a CDS encoding metallophosphoesterase, producing MALFMLVMLPSMTGYMAWEARAVEVTVLEIDGAPEGVVFITDPHIQDSNIDHVRKVIGEVNRLNPSLVLIGGDFVTGHESDFSSQTVWRSLNAPAYAVLGNHDYGVGIDGPTGVERLLATRAYAAVTADGYDVSGLNDGSADVAFADALEKALEENGVNVLRNEHVRVSVGGKEMVIVGLDDGWAGMTNPPDVPATDAFTLYLIHEPSCRADWDADLILAGHTHGGQFLPPIVKQLNDFGIVELAGLFARDGKTPAYISRGMCSASFAGVDLRFNCRPEIVLINPTEEQLRTLNGSANTVRVTRTA from the coding sequence ATGGCATTATTCATGCTCGTCATGCTTCCGTCGATGACCGGCTATATGGCCTGGGAAGCACGGGCGGTCGAGGTGACCGTGCTCGAGATCGACGGGGCACCCGAAGGCGTCGTCTTCATCACCGATCCCCACATCCAGGACTCGAACATCGACCACGTCAGGAAAGTGATCGGCGAGGTCAACCGCTTAAACCCCTCGCTCGTCCTGATCGGCGGCGACTTCGTCACCGGCCACGAGTCGGATTTCTCCTCCCAGACCGTGTGGCGGTCGCTCAATGCCCCGGCCTACGCCGTGCTTGGGAACCACGACTACGGGGTGGGCATCGACGGCCCGACGGGAGTCGAGCGGCTGCTCGCCACCCGGGCCTACGCCGCGGTCACCGCGGACGGATATGACGTCTCCGGCTTGAACGACGGTTCCGCCGACGTCGCGTTTGCCGACGCGCTCGAGAAGGCGCTCGAGGAGAACGGCGTGAATGTCCTCCGCAACGAACACGTCCGGGTCTCTGTCGGAGGGAAGGAGATGGTCATCGTCGGGCTCGACGACGGCTGGGCCGGGATGACGAACCCGCCCGACGTGCCGGCGACCGACGCGTTCACGCTCTACCTCATCCACGAACCGTCCTGCAGGGCCGACTGGGACGCCGACCTCATCCTCGCCGGGCACACCCACGGCGGCCAGTTCCTCCCCCCGATCGTCAAACAGTTGAACGACTTCGGGATAGTCGAACTTGCAGGCCTCTTTGCCAGGGACGGAAAGACCCCGGCCTACATCTCCCGCGGGATGTGCAGCGCAAGTTTCGCAGGGGTGGACCTCCGGTTCAACTGCCGGCCCGAGATCGTCCTGATCAACCCGACAGAGGAGCAGCTCCGCACTCTCAACGGCTCTGCGAACACGGTTCGGGTGACCCGCACGGCGTGA
- a CDS encoding CDP-alcohol phosphatidyltransferase family protein, with protein MIEDRLRARTNGLLTQIATLIARTGATPNTLTIFGFVGMAVAGALCAAGSFFAAGVVVSASCVFDALDGALARASGAASAFGAFLDSFLDRYAEAAIYAGLLAYYAWTAAPWGVGAAFAAATGSLMVSYARARAEGLGVECRAGLFARPERIAIIIIGLLTGFVLPALVILAVATNATAVSRLLHVRGATDLSRPPG; from the coding sequence GTGATCGAGGATCGGCTTCGGGCAAGGACGAACGGGCTGCTCACGCAGATCGCCACCCTCATCGCCCGGACCGGCGCGACCCCGAATACCCTCACTATCTTCGGATTTGTGGGGATGGCGGTCGCCGGGGCCCTCTGCGCCGCCGGCTCGTTCTTTGCCGCCGGAGTCGTTGTTTCCGCATCATGCGTCTTTGACGCGCTCGACGGGGCGCTTGCCCGCGCGAGCGGTGCCGCCTCGGCCTTCGGCGCGTTCCTCGACTCGTTCCTGGACCGCTACGCGGAAGCGGCGATCTACGCCGGGCTGCTCGCCTACTATGCCTGGACCGCGGCGCCCTGGGGTGTCGGGGCCGCGTTTGCGGCGGCAACGGGCTCGCTGATGGTCAGTTACGCCCGGGCCAGGGCCGAGGGGCTCGGGGTGGAGTGCCGGGCCGGCCTCTTTGCCCGGCCGGAGCGGATCGCGATCATCATCATCGGGCTGCTCACCGGCTTCGTCCTCCCGGCGCTCGTCATCCTCGCGGTCGCGACGAACGCTACCGCCGTCTCCCGGCTCCTTCACGTCCGGGGGGCGACGGACCTCTCCCGGCCGCCGGGATGA
- a CDS encoding methyltransferase domain-containing protein produces MAAGARENVAKGGQGNVEFRPGKIEHLPVADNSVGAVPSNCVTNLSTDRSQVFREALRVLRPEGGSWSPISFWRYRSRLRAQPAAGRDILIFQQRRLPAMARSGALVRLISGGAGR; encoded by the coding sequence TTGGCGGCGGGAGCGCGGGAGAACGTAGCGAAGGGCGGTCAGGGGAACGTGGAGTTCCGTCCCGGCAAGATCGAGCACCTGCCGGTGGCGGACAACTCGGTCGGCGCGGTCCCCTCAAACTGCGTCACGAACCTTTCTACGGACAGATCGCAGGTCTTCCGGGAAGCCCTCCGGGTTCTCCGTCCGGAGGGAGGCTCATGGTCTCCGATATCGTTCTGGCGGTACCGCTCCCGGCTCCGGGCACAACCGGCCGCCGGGAGAGACATCCTTATCTTCCAGCAGCGACGACTCCCTGCCATGGCGCGGTCGGGGGCACTCGTGAGACTCATTTCCGGGGGGGCGGGCCGGTGA
- a CDS encoding DUF2341 domain-containing protein: MIRMNAGRILLAAGVFLALLAVPAAAVSGTAGPTLVANVTCAPAPAGILFTDASEIPGVIARNWSFGDGTWHNTSAEGERTVVHTYREPGTYSVTLSVAIPGSVTWTSGTVEVFARQQAITIENPSPVDGLAALFNATYLDGMEPDFADIRFLDGNGAVVPHWTAAVTERSHADVWLALPEGATAITMLYGNPAARDAGDPDTVFLFFEDYERADLSRWSYCGSNAAVQAEVVHDGAYAGDINVSEPDLRRLANNRICLANISAGPIVIEGDFQVSKFGRWCGSGYIQAWSGADRVYALHLRNSSVQYYDGAHRNFSADYLAETGTWYHIRVVLDTLNATESAWLDGGYLGSAPLRFADGSPVPPETIFSDVALIGSSAWERGDPHHFYVDNIVVRDYVPVEPVLSYTRG, translated from the coding sequence ATGATACGCATGAATGCAGGCCGGATCCTACTCGCCGCCGGGGTCTTCCTGGCGCTCCTCGCCGTCCCGGCCGCCGCCGTTTCCGGGACAGCCGGACCGACCCTCGTCGCAAACGTCACCTGCGCTCCCGCGCCCGCCGGGATCCTCTTTACGGATGCATCGGAGATCCCCGGCGTGATCGCCCGGAACTGGTCGTTCGGCGACGGGACCTGGCACAACACCTCCGCAGAGGGGGAAAGGACAGTCGTGCACACCTACCGCGAGCCGGGCACCTACAGCGTGACCCTCTCCGTCGCCATCCCCGGCTCCGTCACCTGGACCTCCGGGACCGTCGAGGTCTTCGCCCGGCAGCAGGCGATAACGATCGAGAACCCCTCTCCGGTCGACGGCCTTGCAGCCCTCTTCAATGCCACATACCTTGACGGGATGGAGCCGGACTTCGCCGACATCCGGTTCCTCGACGGGAACGGGGCCGTCGTCCCCCACTGGACCGCAGCCGTCACGGAGCGTTCGCACGCGGACGTCTGGCTCGCCCTCCCCGAGGGCGCGACGGCGATCACCATGCTGTACGGCAACCCGGCGGCCCGTGACGCAGGCGACCCCGATACCGTCTTCCTCTTCTTTGAGGACTACGAGCGCGCCGACCTCTCAAGGTGGTCATATTGCGGCTCAAACGCCGCCGTTCAGGCGGAGGTCGTCCATGACGGCGCATATGCCGGGGATATCAACGTCTCCGAGCCCGACCTCCGGAGACTCGCGAACAACCGGATCTGCCTTGCGAACATCTCCGCCGGTCCGATCGTCATCGAAGGGGACTTCCAGGTCAGCAAGTTCGGGCGGTGGTGCGGGTCGGGCTATATCCAGGCCTGGAGCGGAGCCGACCGGGTCTACGCTCTCCACCTCCGGAACAGCTCGGTGCAGTACTACGACGGGGCCCACCGGAATTTCTCCGCCGACTACCTGGCCGAGACGGGGACATGGTACCACATCAGGGTCGTCCTCGACACGCTGAACGCCACGGAGAGTGCATGGCTGGACGGCGGGTACCTGGGGAGCGCGCCCCTCCGGTTTGCCGACGGCTCGCCCGTCCCGCCCGAGACGATCTTCTCCGACGTCGCGCTCATCGGGTCTTCTGCGTGGGAACGCGGCGACCCGCACCACTTCTACGTCGACAACATCGTCGTCAGGGACTACGTCCCCGTCGAGCCGGTACTCTCCTATACGAGAGGTTAG
- a CDS encoding BaiN/RdsA family NAD(P)/FAD-dependent oxidoreductase produces MNDAVVIIGGGPAGLFCALEAAGEGERVIVFEKKPAPARKLLVAGSGQCNITHDGEIAGFLSHYGDHGAFLRPALMNFTNRDLIAFFAARGLGMKAEPGGKVFPETRKSSDVLDVLLTECAGRGVELRRSEPVVAVERDGDGFLVRTERGVARARVLVLATGGASYPATGSTGDGYAFARALGQPVTEIAPALTPVYVADYPFADLAGISFEKAGIAVYRGGRLVRRHTGDLLLTHTGLSGPGILDLSRSILAGDVLRVTFLPEASAEAVRKRVADAIAAGGARQAKTVLSALPLPERFARRLLDLSGVSPGESCAHLGKKARSALAASVAEFPFSVARLGGFAEAMATRGGVALDGINPRSMASKTVQNLYCIGEVLDIDGDTGGYNLQAAFSTAALAARHIAGTKSSR; encoded by the coding sequence GTGAACGATGCCGTCGTGATCATCGGAGGAGGCCCGGCCGGGCTCTTCTGCGCCCTCGAGGCAGCAGGAGAGGGGGAGCGGGTGATCGTCTTTGAGAAGAAACCCGCGCCGGCACGAAAACTCCTGGTCGCGGGGTCCGGGCAGTGCAACATCACCCACGACGGGGAGATCGCCGGTTTCCTCTCGCACTACGGCGACCACGGCGCGTTCCTCCGGCCGGCGCTGATGAATTTTACGAACCGCGATCTGATAGCCTTCTTTGCCGCGAGGGGTCTGGGGATGAAGGCCGAGCCCGGGGGGAAGGTCTTCCCGGAGACCCGGAAGTCCTCGGACGTCCTCGACGTCCTCCTTACCGAGTGCGCCGGCCGGGGGGTGGAACTCCGCCGCAGCGAGCCGGTCGTGGCGGTGGAGCGGGACGGGGACGGGTTCCTCGTCCGGACGGAGAGAGGGGTCGCTAGGGCCCGCGTCCTCGTCCTCGCCACCGGCGGGGCCTCCTACCCTGCCACCGGCTCGACCGGGGACGGCTACGCCTTCGCCCGGGCCCTCGGCCAGCCGGTCACGGAGATCGCCCCGGCACTCACTCCGGTCTACGTCGCGGACTACCCGTTCGCGGATCTTGCCGGGATATCGTTTGAGAAGGCCGGGATCGCCGTCTACCGGGGCGGAAGACTGGTCCGCCGGCACACGGGCGACCTCCTCCTGACGCACACCGGCCTCTCAGGGCCGGGCATCCTCGATCTCTCCCGCTCTATTCTTGCAGGCGACGTGCTCCGGGTCACGTTCCTCCCGGAGGCGAGCGCCGAGGCGGTCCGGAAGCGGGTCGCCGACGCGATTGCGGCGGGCGGAGCCCGTCAGGCGAAGACCGTCCTCTCTGCCCTCCCCCTCCCGGAGCGGTTCGCCCGGCGTCTGCTCGACCTTTCCGGGGTCTCGCCCGGGGAGTCCTGCGCCCATCTCGGTAAGAAGGCCCGAAGCGCGCTCGCGGCATCCGTTGCGGAGTTCCCGTTCAGTGTGGCGCGGCTCGGGGGCTTTGCCGAGGCGATGGCGACCCGGGGCGGGGTCGCCCTCGACGGGATCAACCCCAGGTCGATGGCTTCTAAGACCGTGCAAAACCTCTACTGCATCGGCGAGGTGCTCGATATCGACGGCGACACGGGGGGTTACAACCTCCAGGCAGCGTTCTCCACCGCGGCCCTCGCCGCCCGGCATATCGCCGGCACGAAATCTTCCCGGTGA
- a CDS encoding sensor histidine kinase, with amino-acid sequence MYTYGETKNALKETTQDELRGLASIIATQIDGDAMAALRPGDEETPAFVAIRHQLETIRQSNPDILYLYTMRQAGDTVEFIVDADYGVEDGAAIGEVYDRVFPELLAGFTAPSVDSEFTTDGWGTVLSGYAPVRDSSGTVVGLVGVDMDSSRVMQRQDFIGNTIFVIIGIAVLIAGGIIALFSRTIIRDIKTLNATANAISTGNTGVTIGIERRDEIGELADSFGRMVASLKIMMDTDAGEK; translated from the coding sequence ATGTACACGTACGGGGAGACGAAGAATGCGCTCAAGGAGACGACACAGGACGAGTTGAGAGGGCTCGCATCGATCATCGCGACCCAGATCGACGGCGACGCAATGGCAGCGCTCCGGCCGGGCGATGAGGAGACACCGGCGTTCGTCGCCATCCGCCACCAGCTCGAGACGATCCGGCAGTCGAACCCCGATATCCTCTACCTCTATACGATGCGGCAGGCCGGGGATACCGTTGAGTTCATCGTGGACGCAGACTACGGCGTCGAAGACGGAGCCGCGATCGGCGAGGTCTACGACAGGGTGTTCCCGGAGCTGCTTGCCGGATTTACGGCTCCCTCCGTCGACAGCGAGTTTACCACCGACGGGTGGGGCACTGTCCTCTCCGGATACGCCCCCGTGAGGGACTCGAGCGGCACCGTCGTCGGGCTCGTGGGCGTCGATATGGACAGCAGCCGGGTGATGCAGCGCCAGGACTTCATCGGCAATACCATCTTCGTCATCATCGGGATCGCCGTCCTCATCGCCGGCGGGATCATCGCCCTCTTCTCGCGGACGATCATCCGGGACATCAAGACGCTCAACGCGACGGCGAACGCGATCAGCACCGGGAACACTGGCGTAACCATCGGCATCGAGCGGAGAGACGAGATCGGTGAACTTGCAGACTCTTTCGGGCGGATGGTGGCCAGCCTCAAGATCATGATGGACACGGATGCCGGAGAGAAGTAG
- a CDS encoding pro-sigmaK processing inhibitor BofA family protein: protein MSLFTALLALILVIVVAFVLYKVVKSVTGLIINAVVGVILLWLINLLNLMSLVGRPDIPINLITVLICAIGGIFGVLVTVVLHLLGIPLTL, encoded by the coding sequence ATGAGCTTGTTCACAGCGCTCCTTGCCCTGATCCTGGTGATCGTCGTCGCCTTCGTCCTCTATAAAGTGGTCAAAAGCGTCACCGGGCTCATCATCAACGCCGTCGTGGGCGTGATCCTGCTCTGGCTCATCAACCTCCTCAATCTGATGAGCCTCGTCGGCCGGCCCGACATCCCCATCAACCTGATCACGGTTCTCATCTGCGCGATCGGTGGGATCTTCGGTGTCCTGGTCACGGTGGTGCTGCACCTCCTCGGGATCCCGCTGACACTGTGA
- a CDS encoding transglutaminase-like domain-containing protein: MFIPQGHLIYDGGSGFGAAEEVSAERIAALSRYPDPLPDPSPDALIDRVDRTTFSCVDGTPRLFPVGIDATLAHGVGDCTDLALLRVEVLRRNGIPAKPVHGLMIWNAGTFKTNALHVEILGKGVAVHDWVELGDGRTMGAYEGVPGVRCVKTGNGVCLQPVFKTLGYL, from the coding sequence GTGTTTATTCCCCAGGGACACCTGATCTACGACGGCGGCTCCGGTTTCGGTGCCGCCGAAGAAGTATCGGCCGAGAGGATCGCCGCTCTCTCGAGGTATCCCGATCCTCTGCCGGACCCCTCCCCCGACGCGCTCATCGATCGCGTGGACAGGACGACGTTCTCCTGCGTCGACGGGACGCCCCGCCTCTTCCCGGTGGGCATCGACGCGACCCTCGCGCACGGGGTAGGCGACTGCACCGACCTCGCGCTCCTGCGGGTGGAGGTCCTCCGCCGGAACGGGATCCCCGCAAAGCCGGTTCACGGGCTCATGATCTGGAATGCGGGGACGTTCAAGACCAACGCCCTCCACGTCGAGATCCTCGGAAAAGGCGTCGCCGTCCACGACTGGGTCGAGCTCGGAGACGGCCGGACGATGGGCGCCTACGAGGGGGTGCCGGGGGTCCGGTGCGTGAAGACCGGCAACGGGGTCTGTCTCCAGCCGGTCTTTAAGACGCTGGGGTATCTCTGA
- a CDS encoding LEA type 2 family protein, whose translation MWRPAVIFLVAVLLFSAGCIHLPIKEPTVTVDGIGIERVTLGRTDLSLRLVVDNPNPIGATMARVSFDIYFLEGGRAVYLAHGEQEEIEIQPNGKTSVTIPVTADNAPLVRAFLRGLQDGAIVLRANGSATLDYGIATFEVPFNRTVEVRPEQG comes from the coding sequence ATGTGGCGCCCCGCCGTCATCTTTCTTGTCGCCGTCCTGCTCTTCAGTGCCGGCTGCATACATCTGCCGATCAAGGAGCCGACCGTCACCGTCGACGGGATCGGGATCGAGAGGGTCACGTTGGGGAGGACCGACCTCTCGCTCCGCCTCGTCGTCGATAACCCCAACCCCATCGGCGCCACCATGGCCCGGGTCTCGTTCGACATCTACTTCCTTGAGGGCGGGCGGGCGGTCTACCTCGCGCACGGGGAGCAGGAAGAGATCGAGATCCAGCCCAACGGCAAAACCAGCGTCACCATCCCGGTGACTGCCGACAACGCGCCGCTCGTCCGGGCATTCCTGCGCGGCCTGCAGGACGGAGCGATCGTGCTCCGGGCAAACGGCTCCGCGACGCTCGACTACGGAATTGCGACGTTCGAGGTACCCTTCAACCGAACCGTCGAAGTGCGGCCGGAACAGGGATGA
- a CDS encoding restriction endonuclease, with translation MKHVTKADGSRQRFDRTKVRRTLENLGLRGEDADRIAGEIEASVPDGVRTAGVLRLIRTRARAVRPAVRHRTNLRRALALLRPKPDFEEFVRVLLREHGYRVETGCILAGRCGEHEVDAVAHRDGTTLFVEVKHHVSHHRMTGLDEGRIARAIVEDLQEGFRSGRCPVSIDGALIVCNTKLSEHAKRYAACRGIGQIGWDYPAEKNLRTMIEETQSYPVTIVSGVSPSVSARLAAAGFVTAKQVAYGDAGVIAHSSGLSLPETLLVAGRARAILEP, from the coding sequence ATGAAGCACGTCACGAAGGCCGACGGCAGCCGGCAGCGGTTCGATCGCACGAAGGTCCGGCGGACACTTGAAAACCTCGGACTCCGCGGAGAGGACGCCGACCGGATCGCCGGCGAGATCGAGGCCTCGGTGCCGGACGGTGTGCGGACCGCCGGGGTCCTCCGGCTGATCCGTACCCGGGCCCGAGCGGTTCGGCCTGCCGTCCGCCACCGGACCAACCTCCGGCGGGCGCTCGCTCTCCTCCGCCCGAAGCCGGATTTCGAGGAGTTCGTCAGGGTTCTCCTCCGGGAGCACGGCTACCGGGTGGAGACCGGGTGCATCCTCGCCGGCCGGTGCGGGGAGCACGAGGTGGACGCCGTCGCCCACAGGGACGGCACCACCCTCTTTGTCGAGGTGAAACATCACGTGAGCCACCACCGGATGACCGGCCTCGATGAAGGTCGGATCGCCCGGGCGATCGTCGAGGATCTCCAGGAGGGGTTCCGGTCCGGGCGGTGTCCCGTCTCGATCGACGGCGCCCTGATCGTCTGCAACACCAAACTCTCCGAGCATGCAAAACGCTACGCAGCCTGCCGGGGGATCGGGCAGATCGGGTGGGATTACCCGGCCGAGAAGAACCTCAGGACGATGATAGAGGAAACGCAGTCCTACCCGGTCACGATCGTCTCGGGGGTGAGCCCGTCCGTCTCCGCACGACTGGCCGCCGCCGGTTTTGTCACGGCAAAGCAGGTCGCCTATGGCGATGCGGGGGTAATCGCGCATAGTTCAGGCCTCTCCCTCCCGGAGACGCTCCTGGTCGCCGGCCGGGCGCGTGCGATCCTCGAGCCGTAA
- a CDS encoding ketopantoate reductase family protein produces MESLQRPVLLILGAGAVGLSLAGKLSGTARVYVACRPAHADAIREQGLAIEGIWGNGTVDGIICVTDSWEVPAGVEFVIVTAKGTDTRAICEEYAEVIRGLPVASLQNGIGNEEIIAEYTDTVVGGTVTTNFSVVGPGHVRVRSESAPMQLGVWSGDGAAAALDRLIGIVRAAGIPVEASDDIRAGKWTKALLNIAVNPLSALLRAPVGAAADDDLREIVAGLIRETFAVAGAEGVRLPWTTADDYLEHLFCVQVPDFAAVYPSMYYDLRLGRRTEIDLLNGYIVRLGERHGIETPYNRCIAGLIRYAGAHPDAR; encoded by the coding sequence ATGGAGTCATTACAACGTCCGGTTCTCCTGATCCTCGGCGCAGGAGCGGTCGGCCTCTCGCTCGCCGGGAAGCTCTCCGGCACGGCGAGAGTATACGTAGCATGCCGGCCGGCGCACGCCGACGCTATCCGCGAGCAGGGGCTTGCGATCGAGGGGATCTGGGGGAACGGCACCGTCGACGGGATCATCTGCGTCACGGATTCTTGGGAGGTCCCGGCCGGGGTCGAGTTCGTCATCGTCACCGCGAAGGGTACCGACACCCGGGCGATCTGCGAGGAGTACGCGGAGGTGATCCGGGGCCTCCCGGTGGCAAGCCTCCAGAACGGCATCGGAAACGAGGAGATCATCGCGGAGTACACCGATACCGTCGTCGGCGGGACCGTGACGACGAACTTCTCGGTCGTGGGCCCGGGGCACGTTCGGGTCCGGAGCGAGAGCGCCCCGATGCAGCTCGGGGTCTGGTCCGGCGACGGGGCCGCCGCGGCCCTCGACCGCCTGATCGGGATCGTCCGGGCGGCCGGGATCCCCGTCGAGGCGAGCGACGATATCCGCGCCGGAAAATGGACGAAGGCGCTCCTCAACATCGCGGTGAACCCGCTCTCCGCCCTTCTCAGAGCCCCGGTCGGGGCCGCGGCCGACGACGATCTCCGGGAGATCGTCGCCGGGCTCATCCGCGAGACCTTCGCGGTCGCCGGCGCCGAAGGAGTGCGCCTCCCCTGGACGACCGCCGACGACTACCTCGAGCACCTCTTCTGCGTTCAGGTGCCCGACTTCGCCGCGGTCTACCCCTCCATGTACTACGACCTCCGGCTCGGCCGCCGGACGGAGATCGACCTCCTCAACGGGTATATCGTACGCCTCGGCGAGCGCCACGGGATCGAGACGCCGTATAACCGGTGCATCGCCGGACTCATCCGCTACGCCGGGGCGCACCCGGACGCACGGTAG